In Microcaecilia unicolor chromosome 1, aMicUni1.1, whole genome shotgun sequence, the following are encoded in one genomic region:
- the LOC115481363 gene encoding coiled-coil domain-containing protein 166-like, with protein sequence MAQKKTKRGKVPKKGSRKSTAKVQKKASSQVTEKEEYLENEYRILTEHLAMMRKRVRHFQQDNDFLEQEAKRVQEENKIFATYMAKRSQKMDDSIIRLSDYNRHMLKEIRSEKAELLAKFKEKENQLRSQLLEKQMQFSAMSKEVEELQPFKELQAEQNSRIKELELEVLSMWVMHADNVQQVKSKFMQDKAAYEKESRHKVQLLSRKSAMEAGYSLAKHTVKVRKENCRLRCEILRLIRQAQILKVHRFRLQEQNRILLEELEYDQDLVRILRIRRPPRGQRDIEKQGKERRLDLSKLWQFLLEERAKKAKGEGQVEPYRHYEILTSLLQSFITETSLDNISPHKSSSTAYDINMMPDQNDKKDCSASLALAANSSRSAL encoded by the coding sequence ATGGCGCAGAAGAAAACGAAAAGAGGCAAAGTTCCCAAAAAAGGGTCTAGAAAGTCAACAGCTAAAGTCCAGAAGAAGGCGAGCAGCCAGGTGACTGAGAAAGAGGAGTACCTAGAAAATGAGTACAGGATCCTGACTGAGCACCTGGCCATGATGAGGAAACGAGTCAGGCACTTCCAGCAAGATAATGATTTCCTGGAACAGGAGGCCAAGAGGGTAcaggaagaaaacaaaatatttgCCACCTACATGGCCAAAAGGTCTCAGAAGATGGATGACTCAATCATCAGGCTGAGTGACTACAACAGGCACATGTTAAAGGAGATCCGGAGCGAGAAGGCAGAGCTTCTGGCAAAGTTCAAGGAGAAGGAGAATCAGTTGAGGAGTCAGCTTCTGGAAAAGCAGATGCAGTTCTCTGCCATGAGCAAGGAGGTGGAGGAGCTGCAGCCCTTCAAGGAGTTGCAGGCTGAGCAAAACAGCAGGATCAAGGAGCTGGAGCTGGAAGTGTTGTCCATGTGGGTCATGCATGCAGACAATGTCCAGCAAGTGAAGAGCAAGTTCATGCAGGACAAGGCTGCATATGAGAAGGAATCTCGCCACAAGGTCCAACTACTGTCTAGGAAGTCAGCTATGGAAGCTGGCTACTCTTTAGCTAAGCACACTGTGAAGGTGAGGAAAGAGAACTGCCGCCTTCGATGTGAGATCCTGAGGCTCATTCGTCAGGCACAGATCCTTAAGGTACACCGATTCCGGCTGCAGGAGCAAAACCGCATACTACTAGAAGAGTTGGAATATGACCAGGATCTAGTACGTATCCTTCGCATACGACGCCCACCCCGTGGCCAGCGAGACATAGAAAAACAGGGCAAGGAACGCAGACTAGATCTGTCCAAGCTCTGGCAGTTCCTTCTTGAAGAAcgtgccaaaaaagcaaaagggGAAGGGCAAGTTGAACCCTACCGACATTATGAGATACTAACCAGCTTACTGCAGTCATTCATCACTGAAACATCCTTGGACAATATTTCCCCACACAAGTCATCCTCAACAGCATATGACATCAATATGATGCCAGACCAGAATGACAAGAAGGATTGTAGTGCATCCTTGGCATTAGCTGCAAACTCCAGCAGGTCTGCGCTCTGA